AATATACTAACAGGACAGATTTGTCACCGGCCTTGTTGACGCTAAAATTCCTGGCATGAGAAAAACCATGTTCCAGAGGGCCATTGACCTCGGTCTTCCGGCTTCGTTTGTAGAATTGCGGCACGAGGCTACACATCGCGAACTTCCTTCGCTAATTGTGCTCCGGCATGCAACCCAGCGATCTCTGGAGTGGTTGTGGGATTATTACTGGGCCAAGGTTGATCCGCATGCCGCTGCTGCCCCTCCGGTTTCAGCTTTGGTTCCGGCTGATGCGGAAGAGATTGATTGTGATGACCTGGGGGTCAAGAAGTCTATTCTGGATACTCTGAGTCCGTTGGTGAAGGGAGAAGGTGAAGAGCAGCAGCCGCCGAGGAAGAAACGCAAGGCTCAGTACCAGACTACTACCGCGACACAGCTGGTGTCGATATGTAAGGCTTTGCGGAAGGGGGCTGTTCTTCTGTCAAGAGTGCTGTTGGATGAATCGGTATTAGTCCCTGCTGGACGGAGGTAAGTATCTCTTTGCTACGGTGAAGGATGATATGCTGACAATGTACAGGCTAGGAGACTCGTTACACGACACCTTTATCAAATGGGAGCAGCTCTTGCAAATGATCACAGAAAGCCATTCTGCATTCCTATCAACCCTAACAGAGGAAATGGTTAACGATCTTGCATTCTCGACGCAAACTAAAGACACCAAAAATAACGCTTGCCACGAAGCAATCTACACCTGGTTAGACCACATCCTACGCTCGACCGAATGGAAATCCAGCAGACGGTTACTTTCGTTCAGCTACCTCCTTGCTGCGTGCGAGGCAAACCCGAACCATTGGACCGATATGCTGAAGAAGGTTTTGCTCAAGGAGGAGGTAAAGAGGGCTAAGGGTGCTGTTTCTTTGTCGGTGCCGCGGATGCAGACGCGAACTGAGGCAATGATTTTAGATGGgaatgcagatgcagatgcggGCGCGCTGCGGGAGTTAGGGTGGGAGTCATTGGAGTTGTGGGATAGTCGGCCATTGGGTGTTGCTTAGACACCATGTCATATTGAATGTAATATATACAGCATGTGCACTCCTTGCTCATAACAGGATACCCCAGATCACATCTAACAAGATACCAATTTTGCATCAGACAAAGACAACGCAATGCAGTAAACTCCATCCTGCACATGTTGGCCCAACACCTGCATTTGCATACCGTACAAGTACTCCCAATCGAGTTCTATGCGAACGATATATCCTGCAGGTCAAACCCCGTGCGTAGATAAACGGCATGAAACTCGGCAGACTTGCTAGACGGGGACTGTCTCATGCCAGAACTAGCATTCTGCATTTTCGCATCCGACTTCAACGGCCATGACTTTGCATCTCTTCTTGCCTGTATACATCTCCGCGGACAAGTCACGTGAGATGACTAAGATTGCCGTCATTGCTGAACAACTCCTCGATTCTCATAGAAGCATCCATAGTACAACACCCCGCATACGATAAACAACTGTCTTGTACTGTCTTACCGTCGATGACTTTGACGCGCACATTAATCAGACCGTCTATTCGATTCTGTCAATCACGAGCCCAAAAAACGCCACAACAGACCAGAAAAATGCACGTCCATTCGATTCCGATGTGTGAGTAGCCAAAAGAATATACATATGCATACTAGGCGTGCTAATCCTGACTCAAAGGGACCGGAAAGGGCAATAACTATGCCTATCTGGTGACTGACGAACCGACAAAACATTCTGTGATTATTGATCCTGCCAATCCACCAGAGTATGTTCTTACCCCACTGGTGTATTGAGTACCGCGGTAGACGCTGACTAGCCAGAGTTGCGCCGGTGTTGAAGTCGCAGATCAAAAACGGGACGATCGACCTTACTGCCATTGTGAACACTCATCAGTATGTTGTTTCCTTTCGGGATGATTAGGTTCGAGGCTGACTTTCTAGTCATTGGGATCATGCTGGCGGGAATAATGAAATTGTAAGCTACATATCCATGGGAAATAAACCAATACTAATAAAAACCAGCTTAAGCAATTCGGTAAACTCCCTGTTATCGGAGGAAAGGATAGCGCATCCGTGACGACTACCCCTAAACATGGCGAGACGTTTAAGATCGGCGAGCGGATTACGGTCAAGGCTCTCCACACCCCCTGCCATACTCAGGATAGCATCTGTTACTTTATGGAGGATGGCGATCAGCGTGTGGTATTCACAGGTGATACCCTTTTTATTGGCGGTGGGTCTTCGTTCATCATTCTTTTTGGACACAACGATCTAATCCTTGACAGGATGCGGCCGTTTCTTCGAAGGAAATGCCCAGGAGATGCACAAGGCCTTGAACGAGACCCTCGCTGCGTTGCCAGATGATACTAAGGTCTACGTAAGTTGTCTTTGCATGTTACACTTGAACGTGACTAACGAGAAGCAGCCCGGCCACGAATACACAAAAGGGAATGTCAAGTTCTGCATGGCCGTTTCGGAGTCCGAGCCAATAAAGAAGTTGCAGACGTTTGCGGCGCAGAATCCGCAGACGCAGGGCAAGTTCACCATTGGTGATGAAAAGTTGCACAATGTCTTCATGCGTGTCAATGTAGGTCTATCCTGGCTAGTTTGCGAGAGGGCGAGCTGACAAGACTAGGACCCCGAGATTCAGAAAAAGACTGGAAAGACGAACCCGGTGGATGTGATGGCGGCGTTGAGAGAGATGAAGAATGCTATGTAGATTGCACACTGTATTATAGCAAAACAAATTGCATGTGTGTGGCTGAGTGTTCCGCTGGAGGATGCTGGTCTCGCCATTGAAATATGTTGTCCATGAACTACCTGATTTAAAGGTCTACGAGTATAGGGCAGCTATGCAGACAATCCCATTTCTGGCAGACGGCACTTTCTTTTTTATCGTCTTCTGGTCCCTCGCTTCTCTTTGTTTTCTCCTGAACTCCCCTTTTTGCTTCATTCCCTTCTTCATTAATCCACCAACTCGATGAAGCCTATCTAAAGATTCAAGGACGTCCTGCACACCGTTGAGCAGCCTTGAATTGGTAGCCGAAACTCAGCATTCGACTAATGGAAAGGGGTAATCAGTCAGAAGCAATCATCGGGACCACCCTAGAACAAGGAGAATGAGTTACAGTGCACATAGAAAGTAATATGATCCTCCTGATATTTTACCTCGAACCACGCCGGCCCTTCGTAGTCATTTAATCTCATTTCATCGATAACTGCTTTGCTTGAATATGATTGCGTCTGGCGCCACCATATCATTCGACGGAAACTGATTGTGATAGCTTATGGCGGCAAGAATGCTTCTGACCTGACTGTCATGATATAAAGGTCAACTGTTCTTTTAGTTCTGCCATTCATTCTGAGCGGGCCAGAGGCCATCTGGGTAGCCGAAACGGAGGTTCGTCTTCTGGAACCGGTCCTGACTCCGCGGGAAGATTAGGCGCAGATTTCTCGCTCGGTTCATCTACTTGTTCTTAGTCTCAGTACATAACTAAGCTGGGAAACACTACCTCGAGAATCGGTCGCTGGAGCGGGTAGGGCTGCCGGCTCGGGCCCGTTTTGAAACCAGTCACCAATGAGGGTAATTTTCTGGCAATAGATTGATCATCTTGCGGGCATGCTCTGGCTGGCTTCTAGCTCTAGACTCTTAAACTCATTCGGAGGAAGAACCCAACGTATGACCCCGGTGAGGTACGCGGGTTCTCTCGGTCACGTATCTCTCGATTACGTTTTCTAGAGGTCCGTCGCTCGCGCTTCTCTCGCCAAAGCGAATTAAGGGCAATCGCTAGAATCTTATGGTGTTTAATCGTGCCTTCCGACATGATGCTGGTGGTTAAATAGAAAAGGCGTGAAGTTTGACTAACAGTCATTATCATTGTAACGTCAGACGAATTACCAACCTGTGCAAGCCATTTGCAACCTTATATACAAGACCTAAAGAGATTCAGAAAACCCAATAAGCCGTAAGTCAGACAACAAACAGGTCTTCTTGCGAGTGTATCTGTCGCCGCATCTCAACGCCTTTTTCAAGCAACATGAATTCGCAAATTGGCATGACAACAGCGAAGCGGCATAGGCTGTTTGTTGTGCTGCTGGACTCGCTATGGCGTGAAAGACAAGGTGGACCATCCAACAAGGTCATCGAGATGCACATAAGTGAGCAGACCGCTCACCTGGCAGCGGAATTTGCTGAGTCCTACCACCTGATAAATTTAAGAGCCTTGAAGCAGAGGTTGAAAATATTATACCGACTCCAAGGCAAAGATTTTCTTCGGTCCGTCATATCATACCTACAGTCATGGGTAGAAGAGTTTAGATTGGGCCCGAGTCAACAGCCACACCCATACCAGCGACCAATTTCGAAGGTAAGTGTTCTCATCATGATCGTTTCTAGCGAGCTGCTAAGCATGAGTACGAGTAGagaaaataaagaaagaaCCATCACCGATTTCGAGTTCACCGACAGACCTTTGCCAAATTTAGATAAATGGGATTTTCCATTTTCACCACCGGAGTGGCCTTTGACGCGTGCTGAGAGGATCGCCGAGTTGCAAGAGCAGCTGCCGTTTTACGCCAAGGCAAACCAAAGCCCCAATATACTCGCA
This region of Aspergillus chevalieri M1 DNA, chromosome 4, nearly complete sequence genomic DNA includes:
- the LAS1 gene encoding rRNA-processing protein LAS1 (COG:S;~EggNog:ENOG410PKNK;~InterPro:IPR007174;~PFAM:PF04031;~go_component: GO:0090730 - Las1 complex [Evidence IEA];~go_function: GO:0004519 - endonuclease activity [Evidence IEA];~go_process: GO:0006364 - rRNA processing [Evidence IEA]), with the translated sequence MAKVVFTPWKTQAQLLAVRDQFYPPPTYDGPDLRSQACAKVSIWKLRGSLPHPIEATALLTDAILHDDAGKNSVFSIRATYSAAFCRFVTGLVDAKIPGMRKTMFQRAIDLGLPASFVELRHEATHRELPSLIVLRHATQRSLEWLWDYYWAKVDPHAAAAPPVSALVPADAEEIDCDDLGVKKSILDTLSPLVKGEGEEQQPPRKKRKAQYQTTTATQLVSICKALRKGAVLLSRVLLDESVLVPAGRRLGDSLHDTFIKWEQLLQMITESHSAFLSTLTEEMVNDLAFSTQTKDTKNNACHEAIYTWLDHILRSTEWKSSRRLLSFSYLLAACEANPNHWTDMLKKVLLKEEVKRAKGAVSLSVPRMQTRTEAMILDGNADADAGALRELGWESLELWDSRPLGVA
- the GLO2 gene encoding hydroxyacylglutathione hydrolase (COG:T;~EggNog:ENOG410PJ9Y;~InterPro:IPR036866,IPR035680,IPR032282,IPR001279, IPR017782;~PFAM:PF16123,PF00753;~go_function: GO:0004416 - hydroxyacylglutathione hydrolase activity [Evidence IEA];~go_process: GO:0019243 - methylglyoxal catabolic process to D-lactate via S-lactoyl-glutathione [Evidence IEA]) produces the protein MTLTRTLIRPSIRFCQSRAQKTPQQTRKMHVHSIPMWTGKGNNYAYLVTDEPTKHSVIIDPANPPEVAPVLKSQIKNGTIDLTAIVNTHHHWDHAGGNNEILKQFGKLPVIGGKDSASVTTTPKHGETFKIGERITVKALHTPCHTQDSICYFMEDGDQRVVFTGDTLFIGGCGRFFEGNAQEMHKALNETLAALPDDTKVYPGHEYTKGNVKFCMAVSESEPIKKLQTFAAQNPQTQGKFTIGDEKLHNVFMRVNDPEIQKKTGKTNPVDVMAALREMKNAM